In Aegilops tauschii subsp. strangulata cultivar AL8/78 chromosome 3, Aet v6.0, whole genome shotgun sequence, one genomic interval encodes:
- the LOC141042718 gene encoding protein FAR1-RELATED SEQUENCE 5-like, with translation MGHDNVAGQSSTRGAPVVVSLQSESHTLDDTGTAANVPGPTRTELGAGAVDGAVQGEEGEDEAGSQPMEPYVGMSSFCCNKFKKSKADDGGAEAPPVLDPIPDPKTVDSDEEMEDEPPIFAEEEAGPSKKKKKRKRETIKQTQCKAKMLVKLLDVRWEVTHFVRDHNHPLVNKPSLSKYFRSHQGISPDEKEFLRILYNCNLTTGRMMHIMAEFYGSKMMVPFGPKAITNVCTSFRRDDTKEGDMIETIAHFKDIQKTDPDFFYKVKYDEEDRVVNIFWVDGLARKAYAEAYHDCISFDTTYMTNMYNMPFAPFIGINRHGQSFMLGCAFVRQELASSFDWVFQAFLEAMGGKPPDNFIADQDGAMRQSIQSIFPTTVHRCCRWHIMKKAQEKVGWLLCRNPGLSDDFNYYVDFSFTPDEFEQSWAGLMVKFFPFLQSTQHSEGFNAVLKRYVNPHNSMLNFVKQYEKIQNHVLAKEGCNDYRTKHLEIELWSNFPIEKQAYKTYTRDLYRKFREEFELIGRYNAFQARVEEGSYLCECCKMDKDGILCCHILKVFTHIGVDVIPERYLLRRWAPTAVPSVLGTGYEQPDEMPQSKKHIRERNMIYDFRKLAKFASGSDPAQAIVYKHMRAARTEIGHLNKSTKKKKTNCCHGAIR, from the exons ATGGGCCATGACAATGTAGCAGGCCAGTCATCAACCCGTGGTGCCCCTGTAGTGGTGTCTTTGCAGTCAGAGAGCCATACTCTTGATGACACGGGAACCGCGGCAAATGTTCCTGGTCCAACCAGGACTGAGCTAGGAGCTGGGGCTGTTGACGGAGCTgtacaaggagaagaaggagaggatgAGGCTGGTTCTCAACCTATGGAACCCTATGTTGGCATGAG CAGTTTTTGCTGCAACAAGTTCAAGAAGTCCAAAGCTGATGATGGAGGAGCTGAGGCTCCTCCTGTCCTGGACCCTATTCCAGATCCAAAAACTGTTGACAGtgatgaggaaatggaagatgaaCCTCCAATCTTTGCTGAAGAGGAGGCTGGTCCtagtaagaagaagaagaaacggAAACGCGAGACAATAAAGCAGACTCAATGCAAGGCGAAAATGTTGGTGAAGCTGCTAGATGTGCGATGGGAGGTGACGCACTTTGTTCGTGACCACAATCATCCGCTCGTGAACAAACCTTCGTTGTCCAAATACTTTAGATCCCACCAAGGCATCTCACCTGATGAAAAGGAGTTTTTGCGCATCTTGTATAACTGCAACTTGACTACAG GACGTATGATGCATATAATGGCAGAGTTCTACGGATCTAAGATGATGGTGCCGTTCGGACCAAAGGCAATAACAAATGTGTGTACAAGTTTCCGTAGAGATGACACAAAGGAGGGTGACATGATTGAGACAATTGCGCACTTCAAGGATATACAGAAAACCGATCCAGACTTCTTCTATAAGGTAAAATATGATGAAGAGGACAGAGTTGTCAACATATTTTGGGTGGATGGCTTAGCTCGAAAAGCTTATGCTGAGGCGTACCACGATTGCATATCGTTTGACACTACCTACATGACCAACATGTATAATATGCCGTTCGCGCCCTTCATTGGAATAAACCGACATGGCCAATCTTTCATGCTCGGTTGCGCGTTTGTGAGGCAGGAGTTGGCATCAAGCTTTGATTGGGTCTTCCAAGCATTCCTAGAGGCTATGGGTGGCAAACCTCCTGACAACTTCATAGCCGATCAAGATGGTGCAATGAGGCAGTCAATACAGAGCATCTTTCCAACCACCGTGCATCGATGTTGTCGATGGCACATCATGAAGAAGGCCCAGGAAAAAGTTGGTTGGTTGTTGTGCCGGAATCCAGGGCTCTCTGATGATTTCAACTACTATGTTGACTTCAGCTTCACTCCAGACGAGTTTGAACAGAGTTGGGCTGGGTTAATGGTGAA GTTCTTCCCCTTCCTACAGTCTACACAGCATAGTGAGGGATTCAACGCTGTCCTAAAAAGATATGTGAACCCACACAACTCGATGTTGAACTTCGTCAAGCAATATGAAAAAATTCAGAACCACGTCCTTGCCAAGGAAGGCTGCAATGATTACAGGACAAAACACCTTGAGATTGAGCTGTGGTCCAACTTCCCAATAGAGAAGCAAGCTTATAAAACTTACACTAGGGACCTTTACCGCAAGTTCAGAGAAGAGTTTGAGCTGATTGGACGTTATAATGCATTCCAA GCAAGGGTGGAGGAGGGTTCCTATTTGTGTGAGTGCTGTAAAATGGACAAGGACGGCATCCTCTGTTGCCACATCCTCAAGGTGTTCACCCATATTGGAGTTGATGTCATACCGGAAAGGTACCTGCTAAGACGGTGGGCACCTACTGCTGTACCTAGTGTGCTAGGGACTGGTTATGAGCAACCGGATGAAATGCCTCAATCAAAGAAGCATATAAGGGAGAGGAACATGATATACGATTTTCGGAAACTAGCAAAGTTTGCGAGTGGTTCTGATCCAGCACAAGCTATTGTATACAAGCATATGCGCGCAGCACGTACCGAGATCGGCCACCTGAACAAGTccacgaaaaagaaaaaaaccaACTGCTGCCACGGGGCCATCAGATGA